AAACTAATTTGACAGGTGAAATGGAATAAAAAGGTAGCACCCTCTTAATAATCTTGCCAAAAGAAGTGTTTCCACTTGACAACATGTTTTCTCAGATGAGAAGAAAATACAATTGATGAACTCAGAAAGATTGTCCTGGCAAAACCTTATAGTTTTCACCCCAaaatgaatgtttaaaaaagacatatattgtgtgtgtgtttttacagaatCGTTGGATCAGAAGTCACCTGCTCCACGAAGAGGCGTGAAAAGACCCAGAGAAGGTTACTCCGGACGGAAACGGGTAGGACTCCCCTGATAGTTCAGCagtatttcattcattcatgttagCAGCCTCTGATTTTAATTCTACTGACTTAAGTTTGTGGGCAGACAAGTTGTCTTGCAGGCTGCTCTGTTTATAGAACCAAAAAGGTTTGAAGTGCATTGTCCGCTCACGGTCAACCTTCCAGTCGCGTGAACCGTTTCCCACAACACCCAGTGTTCGTTTTGCATTTTTCCATCCGTCCAGGGTCGAAGACGAACTGTCCCGCTGAACCGCAACGCAGCGGTGACTCCAGCAGCCGCCAAACTGAACCACCTGTACGGGGTTAAAGCCTGGAGGAGTTGGGTCCGACAACAGAACAAACACCCGGGACAATGTGAGCCTCAGTTCTCTTCCAAGTCCAGTCTGATCGCTTCCTCTGAGCCGTTTAGTGGTCCTATTGTCACAGGCTTTTATTCCAAACCAGTGGTGTTCATGGCCTCTCTCCCTGCAGCCGATCTAGTGGATATCAAAGAGGACGTCGTTCAGTGTGACTCTGCTGAGCTGAGCTTTGCTCTGGCTCACTTCATCAGAGACGTGAGACGGCCCAACGGAGAGGCCTACAGGCCAGACAGCATCTTCTACCTCTGTCTGGGGATACAGCAggtacgcacacgcacacacacacacacacacacacacacacacacacacacacacacacacacacacacacacacacacacacacacacacacacacacacacacacacacacacacacacacacacacacacacagtttcttaCTGCCTTATTttcccgtctccctctctctggacAGTATCTGTTCATAAAGGGCCGCATAGAGAACATCTTCACCGACGAGCTGTACAGTCAGTTTGCTACCAAGATCAGCGGGATGCTGTCGCTCTGGAAACCTAGACTCCTACCGAGTGGTATGATCGCTTACATAAAGTCATCATCCTTcagattttcatttaattacaacCGAATTTCGATACTGTTTATTGTTGGATTTCTTTCCTGCGATATCCATTCGGTGTATTTTCTCTAAATAATGGTCTCTCGAGTTCTAATTGATTGTGGCGTAGTCCGACATTCCCGTGATGGATTCAGATCACTAATCACTTTAAAGTTGCTCTAATCTATATTTTTATAACAGCGGGTGGAGATGTTTTGATCTAGACTCGCAGATTCTCCGATACCTGATCCATACATTTCAGTCTGTATCAGTTGAAACATACCACAGCATGCAGCGGAGGCCTCCTGAACAGGTTgcctcgtctctcctcctctaggtGCTCCTGTTTCCTCCCGTGTGGTGGAGTCCTACCTGTGGGAGTGCAAGCAGCTGGGCGCCTACTCGCCCATCGTGTTGCTCAACACGCTGCTCTTCTTCTGCGCCAAACACTTCGGCTTCACCACACTGGCGCAGCACCAAGGCCTCTCCTTCACCAACTTCACACGACACTCCAAACCCTGCTACCGAGCTGGCAAAACCCACTCCCTCCGACACCACAGAAGCAGCACCGCCACGCcgcacacaggtgtgtgtgtgtcttttcacaCCGGAGGTGTGATGGTGGCAGTGTGTGTCGATGCTGCTGTGCTTTTAAGCGGTGGCTTACATTTTCACCCACGACCATATTTAGGACAAAATATCAGaagaagaatagaaaagaaTACTATTTCCAGACACCACATTTAAACCGATTTATAAACTGTGCCAAAAAGCAGGTTGTGTTAcggtttctgtttgtttttagagcGATTGAGAAAAAGACAGGGTGAGGAAGAAGGGGACCTCGAGATGCTGGAAGATGTCTCCAACCGTCTACACTGTCCTGTCAGACTCTACGAGTTCTACCTCTCGAGATggtgagacgcacacacacacacacacacccacgcacacacacacacacacacacacacacacacacacacacacacacacacacacacacacacacaaaagcttcatctcctctgtcctcttgcTCCCTGACAGTCCTGAGTCCATGAAGACCAGAACCAACGTGTTTTTCCTGCAGCCTGAACAGATCGTGAACACTCACAGGTCAGAGCCAGTCCTCCAACATTAAAGACACCCATGCATGAATGTGTCACTTATCACCAGGGCTTCCTATCCACCCTCACATATGCTGCTGAATCACCCAAATaaaacagtgtttgtttttaggtTATTAATCAAGATTAAATTGGAGTGAGAATATTACCTACGGTGCTTTTTGAAACATGTGCAAAGGCATCGCGTTACGTTTTCTTCTTAGTCACTTCTAGATTTCCCCAATCAGCTGTTACATTCGCAAAACAGAGAGCCCATTTCTCTAAAAACAATTCGTACCAACGGCACCTCACGACAGATTAACGAGAAAAGCCTGTATAACTTGCTCTCTTCCTCCAAAGTAATTAGCTCTGCCAACGAACATGGCGGTGTTCATGACATGTCCTTCGTGTCACTGTCTCCAAACAAGACGGTTTAGGCCACGGCCTAATACTTAATGTGCACTGTAGGACCTTTTAATGTAAGATATGGAGAAGATTTTGACACTGATAGAAAATGCATACGACTGCAATCCAGGACACATTACTACATACAAAATCTAATAGAAATGTAGATCAAATATGCATGACAGATTATGTAAAGCAGTACCAACCGTTTTGCATGTAGTGATGTATGCAATAGATGTTTGGAGTGAACCAGTAAATACATGTTGATCAAAAGGACATAAGCAATAGATCATGTTTGTAACGGCAGacctttatgtattaatgtaataagCAGTAGTTTGGAGAAATGCAccagtttttatatttatttttcacctttCCATCTCTGCCCTCAACAGTTCCCACTGGTACACCTCTCAACCGTTAGAGGCCACCACCCTCCAGAGCATGCTCACGCGCATCTTGGCCGTCAGAGAGGTCCAGCAGCACCTGCACGccaccgctgctgctgctgctgctgctgctgctgccggcaACGACAGTTTACAATGAGGCGGAGCTCTGCTTCTTCACACCCTGCAGCAGCCATTCAGACGGAGGCTGGGTTCTTTGAAACGGGGCAGACGGAGTGAGACGCGACGAGAGGACAACGTTGTCACACGCGACCGTAGCATTTAGTTTACTCGGTGGCCATCCGCCCCCCACGACCGCACGATGAGTTTACAAGCATCCAATActctaaattattttaaaaaggagtgtGATGCCCATCACTTGTAATGTGGCAGGTTTATTTACTCTCAGTAATGTCCATGCCAAGCCTGTCAGAGGAACTCTTTGCTTCAGGTACTAGGCCGGTGTGAGCAGCGAACCGCGTGCGAGGACCGTCGGTTGCTGACGTAGACGGCGGCGATGGGTTTACATCTATCAGGCCCTGAGGGATCTGTTCACTGATGGGTTTACATCCATCAGGGATCTGTTCACTGATGGGTTTACGTCCATCAGGCCCTGAGGGATCTGTTCACTGATGGGTTTACATCTATCAGGCCCTGAGGGATCTGTTCACTGATGGGTTTACATCTATCAGGCCCTGAGGGATCTGTTTACTGATGGGTTTACGTCCATCAGGCCCTGAGGGATCTGTTCACTGATGGGTTTACGTCCATCAGGCCCTGAGGGATCTGTTCACTGATGGGTTTACGTCCATCAGGGATCTGTTCACTGATGGGTTTACGTCGATCAGGCCCTGAGGGATCTGTTCACTGATGGGTTTACGTCGATCAGGCCCTGAGGGATCTGTTCACTGATGGGTTTACATCCATCAGGCCCTGTGGGATCTGTTCACTGATGGGTTTACATCTATCAGGCCCTGTGGGATCTGTTCACTGATGGGTTTACATCCATCAGGCCCTGTGGGATCTGTTCACTGATGGGTTTACATCTATCAGGCCCTGTGGGATCTGTTCACTGATGGGTTTACATCTATCAGGCCCTGAGGGATCTGTTCACTGATGGGTTTACATCCATCAGGCCCTGTGGGATCTGTTCACTGATGGGTTTACATCCATCAGGCCCTGTGGGATCTGTTCACTGATGGGTTTACATCCATCAGGCCCTGTGGGATCTGTTCACTGATGGGTTTACATCTATCAGGCCCTGTGGGATCTGTTCACTGATGGGTTTACATCCATCAGGCCCTGAGGGATCTGTTCACTGATGGGTttgaatgttctgtgttatCGTTTCTTTCCCCGCTTTGCATCAGCACGGTATTCATGAATTGCTTTTAAATTTCACCAAAATctaaaacaatgacattttggTAACTTTATTACAATCGGCGTATGTAcgcacaggtacacacacacacacacgacatttgacctctgcatcATTCAACCCATCCTCATCATTAGGAGCAGTGGCCTGCTGTTCAGTATTTCGCTCGTGGTTGAACGGCGACCGGCTCCACCCGCTGAGACACAGACGCCCACCAGTGAGCAGGGATTTGTAACTTGACTTGTGCGGCGCTTTCatccataaaagaaaaaagaaagcttgTCCTCTCAGTTCAAGTGAAGACCTCGAGGCTTCACTTGAACTGACATCCAGTTTAGTTTTGAGAAATGACGCCTCAAATATGTCGTTTAACAAAACGCATCGACCAATATAAGATTGAATATGTTGTTAAATCAGTATACGGTATAACAGTGTGCCCCTTGCAACGATGGAGGAGACTCACAGTGCCTCtcatcttttgttgttttatggTTTGTCTCGTTATCTGATGATTACGATGTTCTGTTAGATTCTTCATCCTGTGTGGCCTTAACTCCCCCCAAAGAACGTCCCCTTCTCCCTGGGTTCCCTCACATGGCTTTTGGAGGTGAAGTGGAGGAGTGGCTCATTACCAACATCCACTTGTGGCGACTCCTTCAGGCCCGCGTGCCACCATTGGCATGCGGGCGAGTAACAGTGTGGAACAGAGGGTTTTTGTGTAAATGCTGAAGGGCCCTCCAAGCAGCATGCCGCGTGTATGGGTGGAATGAAATTACACCTCCGTTGAAGTTTAAAACTTTGATGTGGTGTCATAATTAAACATAATCCCTAAAGTCATGCCTAATGTTGATATGGCACAAAAATATGACTTCATATAAAAAAAGGTTGCTGACTCCTGCCCTGCACCTCGATAGCACAGCTTCATTTACAGACCACCGTGATCGATTATAGAATATTAAGAATTATGGCCGCACCATTATCATGACTGGgagtgttattattatgattatgattaggGGCCTCCGTTCCCTATATGCTTTCCCTGTAAATATTCCGGTAACTCTCCTCTTTTTAACTTGCCTTTGTTCGCTGATTTGAAAAGTGGAATTGGGAGACAGCTCAGAGTACTATCACAATACTTCTCTAAACTCCAAAACCCCAGACTTTCCCTGTTTTATGACTAATGGTTTGTAtggtattgtgtgttttttttgttggccgTACATCCAATCAAAAGCAAGTATTATGACAATGTGCCTAAGGTATTTACCACTGTGTCTGTCACAGATAAAAGCTGCAATGGACCTCTGATGTTTCAAAATTGGCAGATAGATATTCAAAACAGACTAAATATGCAAAGCATGTTTGGCTCACAGGGTTGTTGCTCACAAACATGTCTGGACATATCTTATCATGTTCATTTGACATCAATGATTCATAGAGTTCTGgatcatgataaaaaaaatgtcatagcATCTTAAAAACTCATATGAATTCTGCTTGTTTACTGGACCAGTTTTGATTTTGCTGAAAATGTTAgcactttgttcttttgttaCCTCGTCATAATGGATCTATTTTGTTCGTGACAGCTCTTATTATATTTTGTCATGAAGGCCGACGTGCCTTGACTTTCGCCTCATGCTCATGTTTTATATCCGATCTGTGTTCCAGTGTGAAAGCCCCGATCGGGAGTTAACCGGCGTCTGCTGCGTCGACCCAAACAAAGAGTAAACGACACACTGTAACACGCTGCTGGTGCAGAAGAAACTTTTAAAAGGAAGTTTTATTGTCATGCAAAAAATGCTGTATTGTCATCAAGTATTAAAAAGTGACGTTtgtgcatttttaaaatgcaataaaatgtttaaactgTTTAAGATCAGTATCCGTCACACATTTTCTCACTGAGACCTTAAGTACgaattatatttaataaggGAATGCATCAGTTATTAATGGATTCCCTTCTCTTTAATGTTAACTCCTATTCTCTCAGTCTCACTAATAAGCATTAATATGAAGCACAATGTGATGGAAGATTTGGAAAAACTCTGGTGTGTATATTAGCATCCAGATATCAATTGAATGTGGTCAGATGATATTCTTTACCAATAAGTCCCTTTGGACACATCTTTCTttaaacatatacataaacacaaatattaggttaaaaaaaagaaaaaagtttgagTAGTTTTGTGTAGTCAGTGAGCTTGTTGAGGGGCAAAGGGAAGTTTGATAACAGCCGAGAAGGATCAGTTATCAGCCCTGTGGTCGCTTCTGCTGGATAACTTCCTTTGACCTGATGGACAGAAACTTTACATAACAGGCTTAAAGCACTGATTTTGCGTAGATGTCATACTGACATTATCATTGTATGCATATTCtctcaaaatataaaagatggTAAGAATGTTCATTTGAAtttgaacattaaatacaactAAACCAGTCTACTTAAACGTTCACCCACGCACTGAACCGCTTCCTATTTTCCATGAGACAAAAGGTCTAGCTATATTTGGACACGGGTGTCTGGTGGATCAGGAAGGACACTTTTGAGATTTATAATTTGAGCTTTACAAAAAATGATTAATCAATTGTAATAAAAAGTCCTATTTATACGTCGCTACAAGTAAATACACAGCTTAGGAACAAGTCATCAAATCTTTATTAAAATCCAGCTAGACAGTCAATAATGTAGCGCTTACCACTTCCTGACATTATGTATAGCTTTCAACTCTTAGTGCATGGAGgtcatttttattacatttttttgctgAATGAAACAGTTTCATTCCAAAAGCAGGAAataagaagaagacagaaaagagacagaacaaacatttaaaaaccaaGGCTGGAGAAATCCTTTCCACCCACTGCTACGGCTGGACAAGAGTCCCATATTATCTTTTGATATTTATCCACGGAAGAACTGTGCGATTTTAAACTGTTTGccaaattattgttttaaagcCGGATATCATTTATTCTACGACAATCTGAACCATGTTTGCCGAGCCATAACTGTTGTATAGAAAGAAGGAAGATGTCATGGTCAGTGTCTAGGCCATGtcctcttcaccctcctcttcaAACTCGCCCTCTTCCTCAGCAGTGGCCTCCTGGTACTGCTGGTACTCTGACACCAGGTCATTCATGTTGCTCTCAGCCTCCGTGAACTCCATCTCGTCCATGCCCTCGCCCGTGTACCTAGAACAAGTAAACTCTTACTCGCATGCATTGGGTCTAGGAATTCTGGGTAAGGAACGAGACAAgcacttttctttcatttactCACCAGTGGAGGAAAGCCTTGCGGCGGAACATGGCGGTGAACTGCTCTGAGATGCGCTTGAACAGCTCTTGGATGGCTGTGCTGTTGCCGATGAAGGTGGCGGCCATCTTGAGGCCGCGGGGCGGGATGTCACAGACGGCCGTCTTGACGTTGTTGGGGATCCACTCGACGAAGTAGCTGCTGTTCTTGTTCTGCACGTTCAGCATCTGCTCGTCCACCTCCTTCATGGACATGCGGCCCCTGAAGATGGCGGCGACGGTAAGGTAGCGCCCGTGGCGGGGGTCACACGCCGCCATCATGTTCTTGGCGTCGAACATCTGCTGGGTGAGTTCAGGGACCGTCAATGCCCTAAAAAGGGGTTGGACAATATGAATtaggatttattttaaatgtatttagctTAACACAGCTTGTGAAAAAGCGAGCTGATGCCTCTACCTGTACTGCTGGCTGCCACGGCTGGTCAGCGGGGCAAAGCCCGGCATGAAGAAGTGCAGCCGGGGGAAGGGCACCATGTTGACGGCCAGCTTCCTCAGATCAGCGTTGAGCTGGCCGGGGAAGCGCAGGCAGGTGGTTACCCCACTCATGGTGGCAGAGACGAGGTGGTTGAGGTCCCCGTAGGTGGGCGTGGTGAGCTTTAGTGTACGGAAGCAGATGTCATACAGGGCCTCATTATCAATGCAATAGGTCTCATCTGTGTtctccaccagctggtggacgGAGAGGGTGGCGTTGTACGGCTCCACCACGGTGTCCGACacctggggggagggggagagagagagagagagagatgggaatGGCATTAAAAGAAGCACACGGGTGGGACAAATATTGAAAGTT
The genomic region above belongs to Cyclopterus lumpus isolate fCycLum1 chromosome 22, fCycLum1.pri, whole genome shotgun sequence and contains:
- the LOC117751336 gene encoding tubulin beta-4B chain — encoded protein: MREIVHLQAGQCGNQIGAKFWEVISDEHGIDPSGTYHGDSDLQLERINVYYNEATGGKYVPRAVLVDLEPGTMDSVRSGPFGQIFRPDNFVFGQSGAGNNWAKGHYTEGAELVDSVLDVVRKEAESCDCLQGFQLTHSLGGGTGSGMGTLLISKIREEYPDRIMNTFSVVPSPKVSDTVVEPYNATLSVHQLVENTDETYCIDNEALYDICFRTLKLTTPTYGDLNHLVSATMSGVTTCLRFPGQLNADLRKLAVNMVPFPRLHFFMPGFAPLTSRGSQQYRALTVPELTQQMFDAKNMMAACDPRHGRYLTVAAIFRGRMSMKEVDEQMLNVQNKNSSYFVEWIPNNVKTAVCDIPPRGLKMAATFIGNSTAIQELFKRISEQFTAMFRRKAFLHWYTGEGMDEMEFTEAESNMNDLVSEYQQYQEATAEEEGEFEEEGEEDMA